From the Paenibacillus sp. R14(2021) genome, the window CCTGCTCCTCTTGAAGCCATCAAATACTCGACCAAGGAGGTTCCGACTTCTCCTCCCGCAGCCTGATGGATCTTGATTGGTGCCATCGCTGGCAGTTTCTCTAATGGATACTTTACCTTCATTAATTCGAGCGCAGTGCCGTCTTTAACAACCCATAAATCAGTCCGAATCCGACTATTTGGATCGCGTGTATAGGAGTCCAAAATTTCGGAAATCCCAGTGCGGGCAAGCTTCTCTCCGATGAAAAGATTGCCCCTGTGCGCACGGGTCATGGATCGAGACAAATAGCGCTGCATCTTATCAATTGCGTCGTAAATGTTTCTGCCTCGGCTCGTCTCTAGAAAATAAGTCGATTTCGATGACTCCTGTCCTTCTCCGGTTTTAGCGGGAATGAACATCTGTGCGCTAATGAGATAGTGGTTACTTTTACTACTGTCCAAATCGATGCCGCCTGCCAAATCAAAAAGTTGGTCGTTCAGTTCTTTTCGGTCCCAGCAGCCGCACAACATGGAGACTAACATTAGCAGCATAAAGAATGTTATTCCTTTACACCTCATCGCCTGTCTTCCTCCTGGACGCTTGCATATCTACTGCTAAACCGTTTATTTTTGGACCTTGGTGGTCTAACGAACACATCGTTCAATCCCTGAGGCCGCAAAGGCGAAACTGGAGACAGATACGGTACGCCGAACGATTCCAGACGGGCCAAGTGTACAAGTAAACCGATCGTGCCCATCGCAACCCCATACAATCCAAACATTCCCGAAAGCAGGAGCATCGGAAACCTTAAAATGCGAAAAGCAATGCTCATGTTGTAACGAGGGATAGCGAACGAAGCGATTCCGGTCACGGAAACGACAATTACCATTGGAGCGGATACGATTCCAGCTTGAACGGCGGCTTGGCCGATCACGAGGGCGCCAACGATGCTGACGGCAGAACCAGTCGCCTTGGGCAAGCGAATACCTGCTTCTCGCAGACCCTCGAACATAAATTCCATTAACAACGCTTCAATCACGCTAGGGAAAGGTACTCCCTCCCGAGCTGAGGTGAGACTGAATAAAAAATTCGTTGGCATCAACTGGGAATGAAATGTCGTGATAGCCACAAACAACGAGGGAAGATAAAGCGATATAGCGAATAGGATCAACCTTGTCCATCTCATAAGGGAAGCGAAGATGAATCTTTCATAGTAGTCTTCCGCTGATTGAAAGGTCGCCCAAAACGTCATTGGAACAATCAGCGCATTAGGCGTACCGTCGGTTAGCAGGACGACCTTGCCCTCGAGCAAATTTGCTGCAACAATATCCGGGCGCTCCGTCATTTGAATTTGGGGAAACGGCGTAAACGACACGTCTTCGATCAATTCTTCGATGTAACCCGATTCCAGAATAGCATCTGTATGAATGCGGCCAATCCGTTCCTTGACTTGGCTCAAGACTTTCCCTTCAACAATACCCTCTAAATAAACGATAATGAGTCTTGTTTTTGATATCGAGCCGACTGTGATCGATTCCAGCTTGAGTCTCGTCGATTGTATTCTTTTGCGAATAAGGATCACATTGACTTCGATTTGTTCCGTAAAACTGTCTCGAGGACCGCGAATCGTTTGTTCGAACGCCGGTTCCTGAATACTTCGTCCATTCTTTGCCTTCAAGTCCAGAAAAATGCAGTCAGAACGACCTTCAACAAATAAGGCTGTTTGTCCCTGAAGCAATCGCTCGACCGCTTCCTGCATGGACTGCGTTACATCGCTTGAGGCAACAGATGATAAATGAATATCCGTAAACAGACCCTTCCATTGCTCAGGGGTGTCAGGTCGGAACAGTTCATTATTTATCTTGTCCGTGTCAGCTAGACCGGCAATATAAACAAGTAATGCAGCTTGACCATCGGATGGATGAAATGGCCGGAATGTTATATCGAAACAGGCATTGAACAATTGCCTCAGCATTCGTTCGTTCTCCGCTAACATCTGACTTATTGTCTGATCCTTAGAAATGAACACATCCAACATGACACACCTCGCTCACCTCACCTGCAACAATAGCTTCTCACCAATTTTTCAAATCTATACGTACGATCCCTGTAATTGGTATGCGATAAGAACAAACAAAAATAGAGTGCTGCCCGTAGCGTTCAAACGCCTCGGACAGCACTCTTTGATTGATCATGTAATTTACCGTTTTACGGTTAATCGATACTCACTACGATTTTCCCGCCTTGCTTATCACCCATAGCGCGATAAGCATCCTCGATTTGATCAAAGGTAAACAACCGATCGTTCAAAATCGGTTTTAACCTGCCTTGGTCATAACATGCCGCGATTTCGCGGAGAATCTCGCCATGATGCGCGCGCCCATTGCCGGTAAGCAAGGGCATAAGTGTAAATACCCCCGAATAAGTTCCCGCACGGAAAGAAAGAGGCGCGAGACTATGCGTTCCCCAGCCAAGTATACTGACCACGTGGCCCGTATACTTCTTAACGGCATGGAAAGAATTATCCAACGTTATGCCGCCAACGGTATCCAGCACGACATCGAAGCCTTCTCCGCCAGTGTGCGCTTGTACATAGTCTTCTACCGATGCGACCGTGTAATCGATCGGCGTCGCACCTAGATTCTTGATGACGGTTTGACTCACTTCAGATCCGGTCGCGAACACGTTAGCGCCTCGCATGTTGGCAAGTTGGATACCAATATGACCGACGCCTCCTGCTCCACCGTGAATGAGTACTTTTTGCCCCGACTGTACCTTTGCTTGATCAATGAGGGCTTCCCATGCAGTAATGGCGATCAACGGCAAAGCGGCTGCTTCTCGCATCGACATTTTTAACGGCATTTTAGCCAGTAAGGCTGCGTCCACCGCAGCATATTCCGCCAAAGATCCTTGAATACCGCCGACGCCGCCAGTCATGCCGAAAACGGCATCTCCAGGCTTGAATCCAGAAACACCTTCTCCAACTACTTCGACGATCCCCGCCATATCAAGCCCTAAAATTGCAGGGGTCGTCGTGCGGGTATGTGCGGCTGCGCCATCGCGCGTTTTTAAATCAAGTGGATTCACGCCGCTCGCTTTGATTCTAACAACCACTTCCCCTTTTCGTGCAACAGGCCGTGGTATTTCCCTGATGATAAATGGTTCTTTGAATTGCTCCAAAATCGCGGCTTTCATTGTAGATATCGACATGATTGATCTCCCTTCGCACATTTGAGTTATTTTGATATTGAGATGAAATTATTATACAAATATAACTATCGCTAAAATTCGCGAAGCACGATTCGAAACCACGTGCATCTCGTTCCAGCGGTACTATCGCGTTTGCTCGCCCTGTATCGCGTCGAACCAAATTAGTCCAGCAGTTCAGCGATGATTTCATAATTACGAAGCCGGTCTTGATGATCGTAGATTTGTGTCGTAATAATGATCTCATCGGCAGAAGTATCCTGCAGCAGTTTCTGCATGCTCGTTTTCAATTTATCACGATCTCCGATCGTTAGGCTGCGATACATCGAGTTATGCTCGAGCATGAAAATCTCTTCCTCGGATGCGATCTGCCTCATATCTTCAACCGGCGGCATGAGCGGCGTCATTTTTCCGCTGAATACGCCCAAAAACATCTGCTTCTGAGTCGAGGCCAAATAGTGAGCCCGTTCATTCGTCTCCGCGACGGTCACATTCATTCCGACCATGACATAAGGCTTGCTTAAGACATTGGATGGTCGGAATAATTCGCGATATAATTGAACAGCCGGAATCGTGAAATCGGAAGCAAAATGACTTGCAAAAGAAAACGGCAGCCCTAACTCCGCGGCGAGCCGAGCGCTAAAATCGCTTGAGCCTAGCAGCCAAATCGGAATCGAAAGTCCTGTCCCCGGGTATGCGCGCACGCTGGCCGAGGCGTTATCTTGAAAATAACCTCTCAACTCTTGCAGCAATTGCGGGAAGTCCTCGCCTGTACCACGACCTCGGCGAAGCGCAGCCGAGGTGGCCGGATCACTGCCGGGCGCCCGGCCTAAGCCAAGATCGATGCGGCCCGGATACATGGATTCCAAGGTACCGAACTGCTCTGCTATTACTAAGGGCGCATGATTGGGCAGCATAATACCGCCTGAACCCACTCGAATTCGCTTCGTCGCCGCTGCAATATACCCCATCACGACAGAAGTAGCTGAGCTCGCAATGGCTGGAATATTGTGATGCTCGGTGAACCAGATGCGATAATAGCCCCAATTTTCAGCCTTTTGCGCCAAATCGGCACTATTGAGCAGCGTTTCCCTCGCATTGCCGCCGGCAACGATATTGGTCGTATCCAGAATGGATAAAGGCACGCCTTGAAATGATTTGGCGTAGGCAGCTGTCATTTTTCAATCCCCCTCATAGGCTTAGTACGATCTTAGAAGCCGACCAGCCACCCTCAAAATAAAATGGGGGAACCACAAGTTCCCCCACCTCTTATGAACATTTGAATGGCATTAAAGCGGATTCGAGTTATCTACTTTCTGAGTCGTACCTGTCTCATTCGCTTTCGTGATCGCATCTGCCAGGCGGTGACGCTTAACGGCATGCGCGAAATCAGGTGTTACTTGCGTGCCTTCGCGAAGATCTTTGGCGAAGCTTGCATAGACATATCCAACGTTGCCAAGCTTGCTCGGTCCGTCCGGAATGTCTTTAACGATATCGAAATATTTGCTCGGAACTTCCATTTCGGTTAAGTTCGTTTGTTCGCCGACGCCTCCAAACAGTTTCAACGCGGTATTTTGAATATTGCCGTTATTTTCCGCAATGATAACCAGTTGTCCTTTGCTGCCGTTGATTTCCCAACGCATGTCGGCATCTCGCGAAGTCTCGCCGCGGTATACGACGGTAGAAAGAACACCGCTCGTCAGCGTACCCGTAATAGCCAAGTGAGTCGGCGCCGTTACTTTAACCGTCGATTCATCTTCCAAAACTTTCACTTCCGGGAAGCGGATCGCGAACTTCGCCGACACGTTATCGTAATCGCCAAGCACATAATTCAGGCCGTCGATCGCGTGCAAAGTCGGCGATGTTAACAAAGTCGCGCCTTTGGTGACGTCATACGTATAAGCGAATTTCTTCGGTGTAACAGGACCCCAGATCAACGATGTTCCATTCATCGTTGTAGACAGGACCTCTCCGATATAACCTTCTTTGACCAGATCATGCGCATATTGAATTGCCGGCGAAAATCTGGCCTGCGTTCCGACCATCGTCCGAACGCCTGCTGCTTTCGCGCGAGAAGCTAGATCGTACGCTTCTTCTGTAGTCACGCCTAACGGAAATTCGCTGAACACCATTTTACCGGCTTCAATCGCGGCTTTAGCGATATTGTAGTGCGTATCCACATTCGTAGCAATGACGATCAGATCCACATTCGGATCATTAATCATATCCTGATAGTTATCGTAACCGACCACACCATACTCCTTGGCCGACGCTTCGGCGGAATCGCGTCTGCTGGTGCTTACGGCGCGCAATTCGTAATCAGGCAAGTTTTGGATAGCAGGTAGATGAGCGAATACCGCCCATCCTGGATTTGTCGCGCTTGCTCCGACAACACCTACACCGATTTTTTTGTTGTTTCCTTGGAATTGATTAGACATTGTTCTTCCTCCTTCAATTAATAAAGATATTGGAAACACAACCAACAGACTATGGTCACATACGTCCCTAGCTTATTGACCCGCTATCTGTATAGGGGTAAAATACAATCAACCGGACCGTGATCCGCTTTACATCACCCAATATAACCGGACCACGGTCCAGTTGTCAAGCGGTTTTGAAAGGATATCGAAGCTATAAGAATAAAGGCGAATTGTGCTGGGACCTGATAGGCGGAGAGCTTGAATGCGTCTTTGCCTGCAGCCAGCGTATTTAGATGCTATTAGAATGCGTTGTATACTATGATTTAATGCAAAGCGATAGGCGTTCTCGGATCGAGCCTTACCAATCATAAAAAAAGATGGCCCCCGATAAATTCAGAGGCCATCTGTTTTATTAGCTGAGCTAAGAAGATCCTTATTCCATCCGGAAAGCCGACTCCTCACTGGTTGTCCCTTTCTGAATCTCTCTGTAACGCTCAAGCTTCCGATTAACCGCTTCAAAAGCGAGGTCCAGTTCCCGCTGCCGCTTGTTTAATTCTTCTTTATGCTGCTCTAGAATTTGCTTTCTGGACTCCAAAGTAGACTCCCCCTGAAGAGCCAGATCTACAATTTTCTTAAGTTGAATTATCGGCATGCCGGTTACGCGGAAACAGGTCATGAGCTTGATCCATTCTACATCCTGGGGCTTAAAGATACGATTTCCATGTTCGTCGCGTCCCAGGAAAGGTATAAGGCCTTCTTTATCGTAATGCCTAATCGTGTGAGCGGGGATCCCCAATTGCTCGGAAGCCTCTTTTATCGTAATTCCCGTTCCCATTCTTTCGCTCCCCCTCTGTATAGTAGATTTAAGCTTTAACAAGTTCCTTTTTGCTGACGATCACTCGAATAACGGAGACGATGAATAAACCTGTTACAAGCACCCCTATGAGGAGTAAGACGCCGCGAATGGAATTGAGATCCAAGACCGATTGAATGCCGTTTGTGATAAGCGGCGAAATAAACTGACCTACATTCGCAAATGCGGTCATAAGCATGATAGCCAGCGTTCGATGAGCAGTCGTTGCAACGATCGCCATTTTACTCAACAAAATGGGGTAAGCAAAACCAAATCCGAATCCAACGATACCTACCGCAGCAGCAACCATCCATAGGTTATGCGCCTCGCCCAACAACAAAAACGCTGCACCAAATAAAAATAAAATAAAGGCAACGGAGCCTTTTCTCAATAAATGCTGGAGTCTGGCTCCGATGATTCCGGCGAAAAAGACGAATATGAACGAAACAGCTGTTAAATAACCCGACGTTGCGGAGTTTCCAAGATGGTTATCTACGACAAAAGAAGCCAGGTTTGTCGGAATGACATAATACAGCACCATAAGACCTGTGGTTAACAAGCCAACTGCATAAACACCGACAGGCAAGGACAATTTCACGTCGCTAGCGGTCTCGCCTCTAGTAATAACCGGTTTGCCGCCAGGAATAAAAGCCAGTACCAGGATCAGCAAAACGATGCCGAAAGAATAAGTCCAAAACACGCCTCTCCATCCTAATGCCGTAATTGCTCCGCCAATTATGAGGAAGAAGGCGCCTCCGAGTCCATTTACTCCGACAGTGAGACCGTTCATTTTGGAGCGTTCCTCGCCATCAAAATACTCGGCGACGATTGCATTCATCAGCGGTGTAATTAAGCCGATGCCGAGACCCAATACCGCGCGCAGGGTCAGAATGCCTCCAATTGAATTCATTAATGCGGGGCCAACTCCGCCAATGACATATAAGATCAATCCGATGACAAGAAGCGTTTTCTTCGAAAGCCATCTGGACAATAGGTTTCCAATCAGCAAACTCGGCAAAATAAAGAACGACGCGAACGTGACGACGAGTTGAATAAGCACCGTATTCGCCTCTGTGAAGTCGAGCATAAGAAGCTTGACTGCCGGTGCCGCTAGCATGGGCGCCAGAGTTGATGTAACCGCCAGCGCTAGCAAAGTTATTTTAAAGCTTTTATTCATGAGGGCCTGCTCCTTTCAGCCACTAAAACGAAATGGCTAAGCTGGTTACAACCGGGCTGAGGCATCGTTATGAGATGAAGCCTGGTGTTCCCGTCATGGCCTTGTCCGCTTAATGAGCTTCATACCCGAGTATGGCTTTCGGCTCGACATGCTCCTCCAAACCGTATACGCCGGAGTCTCGGCCCAAACCGGACTGCTTGAATCCGCCGAACGGTGCATAGGGATCATCTTGGACGGCCTTGTTGATCAAAATACGCCCAGCGATAATTTGCGAAGCTACTCGCCGTGCTCTTTCCATATCCGTGGAGCTAACATAAGCGGCCAAACCAAATACCGTGTCATTCGCAATGGCAATCGCTTCTTCTTCTGTTCTGTAGGAAATGACCGAAAGAACCGGACCGAAAATTTCCTCTTTGGCGATTTTCATATCATTCGTTACGTGGGCAAACACGGTTGGCTTCGCATAAAACCCTTCATCCAATCCCTCAGGATGACCTAGTCCGCCAACGATTAATTCTGCCCCCTCGTCAATCCCGGCTTGGATGTAGCGCTGTACGGTATCGTATTGTTTTTGGCTAACAAGTGGACCTAATACAGAGTCTTCATCCATGGGATTTCCGATTTTGGTTGAAGCAACGGCTTGCTTTAACAGTTCCTTCGCTTCGTCCAATCGGTTCTCAGGAACTAACAATCTCGTGCCTGCATGACAGGCTTGACCCGTATTGCTGAACGCGATGGTAATAGCCATTGGAATGGCTTTGGAGAAATCGGCATCATCCAGGATGATGTTGGGGTTTTTCCCGCCTAACTCTAATGCCAATCTTTTGAGCGTGCCGGATGCATCTTTACAAATGATTTTTCCGACAGGAGTCGATCCGGTAAAGGATATTTTGGCAATATCCGGATGCCGGACAAGTTCTGCCCCTACGATTTGGCCCGTTCCATTCACAATATTCACGACACCTGCCGGCAATTTCGCATCGGCTATGCATGCCATTAATAGATGCGTCTGCAGTCCGCTAAGTTCGCTAGGTTTTAAGACAATCGTGCATCCCGTAGCAATGGCCGGGGCTATTTTATTGCAAATATGCGTATAATTGGCGTTCCATGGCGTTATTGCGCCTATGACGCCCAATGGCTCAAGAATAATTTTGGTTGTACCCTGCATTTTCTCGAAGGAAAACCGTTTCAAGGATTCCTTGGCATAAAGGCAGGTCAGCGCAGCGAAGGTGGTACGGCCTTTAGATGGCTTTACCGGAGAACCATATTCTTCGACAGCCGCTCTGGTTAGCTCCTCTTCTCTTGCCATAATGGCA encodes:
- a CDS encoding spore germination protein, giving the protein MLRQLFNACFDITFRPFHPSDGQAALLVYIAGLADTDKINNELFRPDTPEQWKGLFTDIHLSSVASSDVTQSMQEAVERLLQGQTALFVEGRSDCIFLDLKAKNGRSIQEPAFEQTIRGPRDSFTEQIEVNVILIRKRIQSTRLKLESITVGSISKTRLIIVYLEGIVEGKVLSQVKERIGRIHTDAILESGYIEELIEDVSFTPFPQIQMTERPDIVAANLLEGKVVLLTDGTPNALIVPMTFWATFQSAEDYYERFIFASLMRWTRLILFAISLYLPSLFVAITTFHSQLMPTNFLFSLTSAREGVPFPSVIEALLMEFMFEGLREAGIRLPKATGSAVSIVGALVIGQAAVQAGIVSAPMVIVVSVTGIASFAIPRYNMSIAFRILRFPMLLLSGMFGLYGVAMGTIGLLVHLARLESFGVPYLSPVSPLRPQGLNDVFVRPPRSKNKRFSSRYASVQEEDRR
- a CDS encoding zinc-dependent alcohol dehydrogenase family protein; this encodes MKAAILEQFKEPFIIREIPRPVARKGEVVVRIKASGVNPLDLKTRDGAAAHTRTTTPAILGLDMAGIVEVVGEGVSGFKPGDAVFGMTGGVGGIQGSLAEYAAVDAALLAKMPLKMSMREAAALPLIAITAWEALIDQAKVQSGQKVLIHGGAGGVGHIGIQLANMRGANVFATGSEVSQTVIKNLGATPIDYTVASVEDYVQAHTGGEGFDVVLDTVGGITLDNSFHAVKKYTGHVVSILGWGTHSLAPLSFRAGTYSGVFTLMPLLTGNGRAHHGEILREIAACYDQGRLKPILNDRLFTFDQIEDAYRAMGDKQGGKIVVSID
- a CDS encoding LLM class flavin-dependent oxidoreductase: MTAAYAKSFQGVPLSILDTTNIVAGGNARETLLNSADLAQKAENWGYYRIWFTEHHNIPAIASSATSVVMGYIAAATKRIRVGSGGIMLPNHAPLVIAEQFGTLESMYPGRIDLGLGRAPGSDPATSAALRRGRGTGEDFPQLLQELRGYFQDNASASVRAYPGTGLSIPIWLLGSSDFSARLAAELGLPFSFASHFASDFTIPAVQLYRELFRPSNVLSKPYVMVGMNVTVAETNERAHYLASTQKQMFLGVFSGKMTPLMPPVEDMRQIASEEEIFMLEHNSMYRSLTIGDRDKLKTSMQKLLQDTSADEIIITTQIYDHQDRLRNYEIIAELLD
- a CDS encoding Gfo/Idh/MocA family protein; this translates as MSNQFQGNNKKIGVGVVGASATNPGWAVFAHLPAIQNLPDYELRAVSTSRRDSAEASAKEYGVVGYDNYQDMINDPNVDLIVIATNVDTHYNIAKAAIEAGKMVFSEFPLGVTTEEAYDLASRAKAAGVRTMVGTQARFSPAIQYAHDLVKEGYIGEVLSTTMNGTSLIWGPVTPKKFAYTYDVTKGATLLTSPTLHAIDGLNYVLGDYDNVSAKFAIRFPEVKVLEDESTVKVTAPTHLAITGTLTSGVLSTVVYRGETSRDADMRWEINGSKGQLVIIAENNGNIQNTALKLFGGVGEQTNLTEMEVPSKYFDIVKDIPDGPSKLGNVGYVYASFAKDLREGTQVTPDFAHAVKRHRLADAITKANETGTTQKVDNSNPL
- a CDS encoding MerR family transcriptional regulator, which translates into the protein MGTGITIKEASEQLGIPAHTIRHYDKEGLIPFLGRDEHGNRIFKPQDVEWIKLMTCFRVTGMPIIQLKKIVDLALQGESTLESRKQILEQHKEELNKRQRELDLAFEAVNRKLERYREIQKGTTSEESAFRME
- a CDS encoding MFS transporter, encoding MNKSFKITLLALAVTSTLAPMLAAPAVKLLMLDFTEANTVLIQLVVTFASFFILPSLLIGNLLSRWLSKKTLLVIGLILYVIGGVGPALMNSIGGILTLRAVLGLGIGLITPLMNAIVAEYFDGEERSKMNGLTVGVNGLGGAFFLIIGGAITALGWRGVFWTYSFGIVLLILVLAFIPGGKPVITRGETASDVKLSLPVGVYAVGLLTTGLMVLYYVIPTNLASFVVDNHLGNSATSGYLTAVSFIFVFFAGIIGARLQHLLRKGSVAFILFLFGAAFLLLGEAHNLWMVAAAVGIVGFGFGFAYPILLSKMAIVATTAHRTLAIMLMTAFANVGQFISPLITNGIQSVLDLNSIRGVLLLIGVLVTGLFIVSVIRVIVSKKELVKA
- a CDS encoding aldehyde dehydrogenase family protein, whose protein sequence is MRTLNQHFINGQFVQSIGTDVQELVNPANKKTIGTLVLGNEHDVQLAIAAAKEAFKSFAKTTVDERIQMLQRLHDAIMAREEELTRAAVEEYGSPVKPSKGRTTFAALTCLYAKESLKRFSFEKMQGTTKIILEPLGVIGAITPWNANYTHICNKIAPAIATGCTIVLKPSELSGLQTHLLMACIADAKLPAGVVNIVNGTGQIVGAELVRHPDIAKISFTGSTPVGKIICKDASGTLKRLALELGGKNPNIILDDADFSKAIPMAITIAFSNTGQACHAGTRLLVPENRLDEAKELLKQAVASTKIGNPMDEDSVLGPLVSQKQYDTVQRYIQAGIDEGAELIVGGLGHPEGLDEGFYAKPTVFAHVTNDMKIAKEEIFGPVLSVISYRTEEEAIAIANDTVFGLAAYVSSTDMERARRVASQIIAGRILINKAVQDDPYAPFGGFKQSGLGRDSGVYGLEEHVEPKAILGYEAH